A window of the Nycticebus coucang isolate mNycCou1 chromosome 3, mNycCou1.pri, whole genome shotgun sequence genome harbors these coding sequences:
- the ANKRD22 gene encoding ankyrin repeat domain-containing protein 22 isoform X2 has translation MGILYSEPICQAAYQNDLGQVWQWVKEDSNYVNVQDSFNGDTPLISACRRGHMKIISFLLKRNANVNLKNQKGRTCLHYAVKKKFTFMDYLLIILLMPVLLIGYFLMYGCTALHYACEMKNQTLIPLLLEAHADPLIKNKYGESSLDIARKLRFSQIELMLRKAS, from the exons CCCATATGCCAGGCAGCCTATCAGAATGACCTGGGGCAAGTGTGGCAGTGGGTGAAAGAAGACAGTAACTATGTCAACGTGCAAGACAGCTTTAATGGAGATACCCCCCTGATCTCTGCTTGCCGGCGTGGCCACATGAagatcatttccttccttttaaaaagaaatgctaatgTCAACCTCAAGAACCAG aaagGGAGAACCTGCTTGCATTATGCTGTGAAGAAAAAATTTACCTTCATGGACTATCTACTCATCATCCTCTTAATGCCTGTCCTGCTTATTGGGTATTTCCTCATG TATGGCTGCACTGCCTTACATTACGCCTGTGAGATGAAGAACCAGACTCTCATCCCTCTGCTCCTGGAAGCCCATGCAGACCCCTTGATTAAGAATAAG taTGGTGAGAGTTCACTGGATATTGCACGGAAGTTAAGATTTTCCCAGATTGAATTAATGCTAAGGAAAGCTTCATAA
- the ANKRD22 gene encoding ankyrin repeat domain-containing protein 22 isoform X1: MGILYSEPICQAAYQNDLGQVWQWVKEDSNYVNVQDSFNGDTPLISACRRGHMKIISFLLKRNANVNLKNQKGRTCLHYAVKKKFTFMDYLLIILLMPVLLIGYFLMVSKTKQNEALVRMLLDAGVEVNATDCYGCTALHYACEMKNQTLIPLLLEAHADPLIKNKYGESSLDIARKLRFSQIELMLRKAS; this comes from the exons CCCATATGCCAGGCAGCCTATCAGAATGACCTGGGGCAAGTGTGGCAGTGGGTGAAAGAAGACAGTAACTATGTCAACGTGCAAGACAGCTTTAATGGAGATACCCCCCTGATCTCTGCTTGCCGGCGTGGCCACATGAagatcatttccttccttttaaaaagaaatgctaatgTCAACCTCAAGAACCAG aaagGGAGAACCTGCTTGCATTATGCTGTGAAGAAAAAATTTACCTTCATGGACTATCTACTCATCATCCTCTTAATGCCTGTCCTGCTTATTGGGTATTTCCTCATG GTATCAAAGACAAAGCAGAATGAGGCTCTTGTACGAATGCTACTTGATGCTGGTGTCGAAGTTAATGCTACAGACTGT TATGGCTGCACTGCCTTACATTACGCCTGTGAGATGAAGAACCAGACTCTCATCCCTCTGCTCCTGGAAGCCCATGCAGACCCCTTGATTAAGAATAAG taTGGTGAGAGTTCACTGGATATTGCACGGAAGTTAAGATTTTCCCAGATTGAATTAATGCTAAGGAAAGCTTCATAA